In one window of Tumebacillus algifaecis DNA:
- a CDS encoding flagellin N-terminal helical domain-containing protein has translation MRIQNNLSALFAQNKLSSNNTNLSKSLEKLSSGYRINRAGDDAAGLAISEKMRGQISGLNMAVKNSQDGISLIQTAEGALNETHSILQRMRELSVQSVNDTNTKSDREKITDELLQLRSEIDRIASTTEFNGQKLLNGSFAAKTFQIGANQGQTISLTIGNTNAATLAPSITTATIGSMAAGSGGNQVTASSNMITAVDNAIESVNKERSKLGAVQNRLEHTINNLQAAAENLTAAESRIRDVDMASEMVKFTKNQILTQAGTSMLAQANQAPQGVLSLLR, from the coding sequence ATGCGTATTCAAAACAACCTGTCCGCACTGTTCGCTCAGAACAAACTGTCTTCTAACAACACCAACCTGTCCAAATCCCTGGAAAAGCTGTCTTCCGGCTACCGCATTAACCGTGCGGGCGACGATGCAGCAGGCCTGGCAATCTCCGAAAAGATGCGCGGCCAAATCTCCGGTTTGAACATGGCAGTTAAAAACTCCCAAGACGGCATCTCGCTGATCCAAACTGCAGAGGGCGCGCTCAACGAAACGCACTCCATCCTGCAACGTATGCGTGAACTGTCCGTTCAATCGGTCAACGACACCAACACCAAGTCCGACCGCGAGAAAATCACCGACGAGTTGCTGCAACTGCGTTCCGAAATCGACCGTATCGCATCGACCACCGAGTTCAACGGTCAAAAACTGCTGAACGGTTCTTTCGCTGCTAAGACTTTCCAAATCGGTGCAAACCAAGGTCAAACGATCTCCCTGACCATCGGCAACACCAACGCAGCAACTTTGGCTCCGAGCATCACCACTGCAACCATCGGTTCGATGGCAGCTGGTTCCGGTGGCAACCAAGTAACTGCATCTTCCAACATGATCACTGCTGTTGATAACGCGATCGAGTCGGTTAACAAAGAGCGCTCGAAACTGGGTGCTGTACAAAATCGTCTGGAGCACACCATCAACAACCTGCAAGCAGCAGCAGAAAACCTGACCGCTGCAGAATCCCGTATCCGCGACGTAGATATGGCTTCTGAAATGGTTAAGTTCACCAAGAACCAAATCCTCACCCAAGCAGGCACTTCGATGCTTGCACAAGCGAACCAAGCTCCGCAAGGCGTTCTGTCCCTGCTCCGCTAA
- a CDS encoding flagellar protein FlaG, with protein sequence MQIGRTNSLDQLLREPLSQNSDKAHVTSDVQSVVAQKEQEIDQKQTDQHVERLNRVLEQHQSQLMFRVRHEAGRAIVQLVEKEGDKVILQLPPEGLLELSKKVQQATGTVVDLRL encoded by the coding sequence ATGCAGATCGGACGAACCAATTCGCTCGATCAGCTTCTGCGCGAACCCTTGTCTCAAAACAGCGACAAAGCACATGTTACGTCAGATGTCCAATCAGTCGTCGCCCAGAAGGAACAGGAAATTGATCAGAAACAGACGGATCAGCATGTGGAGCGTCTCAATCGTGTTTTGGAACAACATCAGAGTCAACTGATGTTCCGGGTACGCCATGAAGCAGGTCGAGCAATCGTACAACTGGTTGAAAAAGAAGGTGACAAGGTGATCTTGCAACTGCCGCCCGAGGGGCTGCTGGAACTGTCCAAGAAAGTTCAGCAGGCGACGGGGACCGTTGTGGATCTGCGCTTGTAA
- the fliD gene encoding flagellar filament capping protein FliD — protein sequence MSISGLGGLGGLASGMDSKSLIEKLMMLEARPLLKMQQSQKSTELKKGLYQEINSSLLKLKSAVETLSDPKKLLAKKLVSSDEKVVIAKMADPNKIVSGDYNIKVEQLATAWTAKSASITPANPVTKELNWTGSFNIEYSDGTNTQVSRAINIVETDRLSDIALKINASLEDSANGKQMKVKATVVDNTLIMTSTETGENSTVKILNDTNGIFGAGKLGLTNAAGDFSSAVAGKNAEFSVNGVDVVRSKNTGLTDVIMGVELTLLKQGEPATKLEAGEDFEASEKAIQDFINAYNSTMELVNARMNESKVPDAKSDALMSKGLLRGDSALYSIQSSLRSITGTAFSSSDMFKTLNAIGIKVDTSDDGKSGRLTLDSKKFREAMNNNPNEVMKVIFNDSNGNGKLDVDDSGKDSGLAGMLFNKLFMLTDTTSTSFGPKSSPKGLLPSRMSLMDDQIKSFDSTMEAFNKRLTMRRKTLEAKFTSMELMLQKSNASAGFLAARMNLPQSS from the coding sequence ATGAGTATTTCTGGACTCGGCGGACTTGGCGGTCTCGCCTCAGGAATGGACTCGAAGTCGCTGATCGAGAAATTGATGATGCTCGAGGCCCGTCCACTGCTCAAGATGCAACAAAGTCAAAAGAGCACCGAACTAAAAAAGGGTCTCTATCAGGAGATCAACTCCTCGCTGTTGAAGCTGAAGTCGGCGGTCGAAACGCTGTCCGACCCGAAAAAGCTGCTGGCTAAGAAGTTGGTCTCGTCCGATGAGAAAGTGGTCATTGCCAAGATGGCCGATCCGAATAAGATCGTGAGCGGTGACTACAACATTAAAGTGGAGCAATTGGCAACCGCTTGGACAGCCAAGTCGGCCAGCATCACGCCGGCCAATCCGGTGACCAAAGAGCTGAACTGGACGGGTTCGTTTAACATCGAGTACAGCGATGGCACGAATACGCAAGTGTCGAGAGCGATCAACATCGTCGAGACGGACCGCTTGAGCGATATCGCGCTGAAGATTAACGCATCGCTCGAGGACAGCGCCAACGGCAAACAGATGAAAGTGAAAGCGACAGTGGTCGATAACACGTTGATCATGACTTCGACCGAAACGGGCGAAAACAGCACCGTGAAGATCCTGAACGATACGAACGGCATTTTCGGTGCGGGCAAGCTCGGCTTGACGAATGCAGCAGGAGACTTTAGCTCGGCTGTAGCGGGTAAAAACGCTGAGTTCTCGGTGAACGGTGTAGATGTCGTACGTTCGAAAAACACCGGGTTAACCGATGTGATCATGGGTGTCGAACTCACGTTGCTCAAACAAGGTGAGCCGGCGACGAAACTCGAGGCTGGCGAAGACTTTGAAGCGTCGGAAAAGGCGATCCAAGATTTTATCAACGCCTACAATTCGACGATGGAATTGGTCAATGCCCGCATGAATGAAAGCAAGGTCCCGGATGCCAAGTCGGACGCGCTGATGAGCAAAGGGTTGTTGCGTGGCGACTCGGCTCTCTATTCGATTCAGTCCTCTTTGCGCAGCATCACGGGGACAGCTTTCTCGAGCAGTGACATGTTTAAAACATTGAACGCGATCGGGATCAAAGTTGACACCTCCGACGACGGAAAATCGGGACGACTGACCCTCGACTCGAAAAAGTTCCGTGAAGCGATGAACAACAACCCGAACGAAGTGATGAAAGTCATCTTCAACGACAGCAACGGGAATGGCAAGCTCGATGTTGACGATAGTGGCAAAGATAGCGGTTTGGCGGGCATGTTGTTCAACAAACTGTTCATGCTGACCGACACGACGTCCACCAGCTTTGGCCCCAAATCGTCACCGAAGGGGTTGCTCCCCAGCCGGATGAGTCTGATGGACGATCAAATCAAGTCCTTTGACAGTACGATGGAAGCGTTTAATAAACGCCTGACCATGCGCCGTAAAACGCTGGAAGCGAAGTTCACTTCGATGGAGCTAATGCTGCAAAAGAGCAACGCGTCGGCAGGGTTCTTGGCCGCACGCATGAACCTCCCACAAAGTAGCTGA
- a CDS encoding Rrf2 family transcriptional regulator: MRTAIQESILKLLHERRSTYAHPLNSQAISEVLNITPSYVREQMSLLQRENQVAVRRGPKGGYYQVAKEKTLRLQWNDAVTEHEAGTFLHVYQQLLQQANEAEQIITGLMINGVEVLPDSVAGMAHTEIAEAVVQTKPMPEFAGDLIATALDYLPNLQQGLVRIANLMQEGREQEAHELFLQAVDGLEWLDSCLGGLGGWMAQKGDTTLQQLHGMYQGQLSDLSELMEQKSITEISDLLEYELSETVANAKASLSELQSFLDTVGKES; this comes from the coding sequence GTGCGAACTGCGATCCAAGAAAGCATCTTGAAACTGTTGCATGAGCGTCGCTCCACGTACGCGCATCCACTCAATTCACAGGCGATCAGCGAAGTATTGAATATCACACCGTCCTATGTACGCGAACAGATGAGCCTGTTGCAACGAGAAAATCAAGTCGCCGTGCGCAGAGGACCTAAAGGAGGATATTACCAAGTGGCAAAAGAGAAAACACTGCGACTGCAATGGAATGATGCAGTGACCGAACATGAAGCGGGAACATTCCTCCACGTCTATCAACAGCTGTTGCAACAAGCAAATGAGGCGGAGCAGATCATCACAGGACTCATGATCAACGGCGTCGAAGTACTGCCCGACAGCGTGGCGGGCATGGCGCACACCGAGATTGCAGAAGCGGTGGTCCAAACGAAGCCGATGCCCGAATTTGCAGGGGATCTGATCGCAACGGCGCTCGACTACCTGCCCAACTTGCAACAGGGGTTGGTTCGCATCGCCAATCTGATGCAAGAGGGTCGTGAACAAGAGGCACACGAGCTCTTTTTGCAAGCGGTTGATGGTCTAGAATGGCTCGATTCCTGCTTGGGTGGTCTAGGCGGATGGATGGCCCAAAAAGGCGATACTACCCTGCAACAACTGCACGGCATGTACCAAGGTCAACTATCCGATCTGAGCGAGTTGATGGAGCAAAAGAGCATCACCGAGATCTCCGACCTGTTGGAGTATGAACTATCCGAAACGGTAGCCAATGCCAAAGCGAGTTTGTCCGAACTACAGAGCTTCTTGGATACAGTGGGGAAGGAGTCGTAG
- a CDS encoding motility associated factor glycosyltransferase family protein, translating into MSGFLEQNEAALRERSVLFDHYIAQKHSAGQSVRVELSKAGVPTLFTEGEGQSGYLYSRYQPLVEAERWATAQKVDARGQLVYGLGLGYHLRALRAATGDKIPLFVVEPSWDIFLAAMEATDLTDLLRDPHLMLSVGPEMRRAAKDAAYFIGQHLFAVEWLEWPAYRRSFPQAMQLFTEATTVEVKDVRIEQNTILFFQKEWPRNLLYNLDKILKNPGINHLRDKITGRPAVIVSAGPSLSKNIELLHEMKGKAAILCVDTAYRVLQQRGIRPDLIFALDGSDKNYKHFTGVQPEGVPLVFLPAAHHKIVEEYGEKTFTSNVNDQFLRDALQEVEPKGAISHSGSVATLAFETACLMGAEPIIFIGQDLAYPGGQAYAPGTMFETMTKSIEDGRLMMHVEGVDGQPVLTDASLDKYRRYFEERIEELAEEHLFIDATEGGAKIAGTEITTLWDVIERFCQEEFDFEQVIEAAAAPTGEDLEPARQTLRKMRRTLHQIARLNRIALLKNRDLRDLYKVRRLRVGKVEDMSAELDRLEQLIKRLNEKKWLDTVMQSLILYLTEGKMAQAPEQESEHAKAMRVTENAEILYHGMLEAAEEIKSHVNVALDRIGEENKQGEDVR; encoded by the coding sequence ATGAGCGGATTTTTGGAGCAAAACGAGGCGGCCCTCCGTGAACGGAGTGTGCTGTTCGACCACTACATAGCCCAGAAGCACAGTGCCGGGCAAAGTGTGCGCGTCGAGCTATCCAAAGCGGGTGTGCCGACGCTGTTTACCGAAGGAGAAGGCCAGTCCGGATATCTCTACTCCCGCTATCAGCCATTGGTAGAAGCGGAGCGCTGGGCAACGGCGCAGAAGGTGGATGCGCGCGGTCAATTGGTGTACGGGTTGGGGCTTGGCTATCATCTGCGCGCTTTGCGTGCCGCAACAGGGGACAAGATCCCGCTGTTCGTGGTCGAGCCTTCTTGGGACATCTTCCTCGCCGCGATGGAGGCGACAGACCTGACCGATCTGCTGCGCGATCCACACCTGATGTTGAGCGTCGGGCCAGAGATGCGTCGGGCGGCCAAGGATGCTGCATATTTTATCGGTCAGCACCTGTTTGCTGTCGAATGGTTGGAATGGCCAGCGTACCGCCGATCCTTTCCCCAGGCGATGCAGCTTTTTACCGAAGCGACGACGGTGGAAGTGAAGGACGTTCGCATCGAGCAGAACACGATTTTGTTCTTCCAAAAAGAATGGCCGCGCAACTTGCTGTACAACCTCGACAAGATCTTGAAAAACCCTGGTATCAATCACCTGCGTGACAAGATTACGGGACGCCCTGCTGTCATCGTTTCGGCAGGACCATCGCTTTCAAAAAACATTGAGCTGCTCCATGAGATGAAAGGCAAGGCGGCCATTCTCTGTGTCGATACGGCCTACCGCGTGTTGCAGCAACGGGGCATCCGGCCCGACTTGATCTTCGCATTAGACGGCTCGGATAAGAACTACAAGCACTTTACCGGGGTCCAGCCAGAAGGTGTGCCGTTGGTCTTTCTGCCGGCCGCTCATCACAAGATCGTCGAGGAGTATGGCGAGAAAACCTTTACGTCGAACGTGAACGATCAATTTTTGCGTGATGCGCTCCAAGAGGTCGAGCCAAAAGGTGCGATCTCCCACTCCGGCTCGGTTGCGACGCTCGCTTTTGAGACAGCTTGTCTGATGGGAGCAGAGCCGATCATCTTCATCGGTCAGGACTTGGCCTATCCGGGCGGACAGGCTTATGCGCCAGGCACGATGTTTGAGACGATGACCAAATCGATCGAAGACGGTCGCCTGATGATGCATGTGGAAGGTGTGGACGGGCAGCCGGTCTTGACCGATGCCAGCTTGGACAAGTACCGTCGCTATTTTGAGGAGCGAATCGAGGAATTGGCCGAGGAGCACCTTTTCATCGACGCGACGGAGGGCGGGGCCAAGATCGCCGGCACTGAGATCACCACGCTGTGGGATGTGATCGAGCGCTTTTGCCAAGAGGAGTTCGATTTTGAACAGGTGATTGAAGCGGCCGCCGCGCCGACCGGGGAAGATCTGGAACCTGCTCGTCAAACGCTTCGAAAAATGCGCCGCACCCTGCATCAAATCGCTCGCCTTAATCGGATCGCGCTGCTGAAAAATCGCGATCTGCGCGACCTGTACAAAGTCAGACGCCTGCGGGTCGGCAAAGTGGAAGACATGAGCGCCGAACTGGATCGTCTGGAACAACTGATCAAGCGCTTAAACGAGAAGAAATGGCTGGATACGGTCATGCAATCTCTGATCCTGTACCTCACAGAAGGCAAGATGGCGCAAGCGCCTGAGCAGGAGAGCGAACATGCCAAAGCGATGCGGGTGACGGAGAACGCAGAGATCCTGTACCACGGAATGCTGGAAGCTGCCGAAGAGATCAAAAGTCATGTCAATGTCGCCTTAGACCGCATCGGAGAAGAAAACAAACAGGGGGAAGATGTGCGATGA
- the fliS gene encoding flagellar export chaperone FliS, whose translation MINNPYQKYQNQAVQTATPERLLLMLFEGAIRFCKEAMLGIDQGNYQLANEKNIRVQNIINELIVTLDRENGGEVAENLLSIYNYVNQRLIEANLKKDKAILEEVHVHLLELHEAFNGAAQIVRAQSGLSGDQA comes from the coding sequence ATGATCAACAACCCGTATCAGAAATATCAAAACCAAGCGGTACAGACCGCCACGCCGGAACGACTGTTGCTGATGCTGTTTGAAGGGGCGATCCGCTTTTGCAAAGAAGCGATGCTCGGGATCGACCAAGGTAACTATCAATTGGCCAACGAGAAAAATATCCGTGTGCAAAACATCATCAACGAGCTGATCGTCACGCTCGATCGGGAGAACGGCGGCGAGGTGGCTGAAAACTTGCTGTCGATCTATAACTATGTCAACCAACGCCTGATCGAAGCAAACCTGAAGAAGGACAAAGCGATTCTGGAAGAGGTGCACGTACATCTGCTCGAACTGCATGAAGCGTTCAATGGCGCTGCCCAGATCGTTCGGGCACAAAGCGGCCTGAGCGGGGATCAAGCCTAG
- a CDS encoding NAD-dependent 4,6-dehydratase LegB: MELKNKKILVTGADGFIGSHLTEELVRQGIDVRAFVYYNSFNSWGWLDQSAKEIRNNLDVFAGDIRDPYGVKQAMKGCDVVLHLAALIAIPYSYHSPDTYVDTNVKGTLNIVQAARELGVEKVVHTSTSEVYGTAQFVPITEEHPLQGQSPYSASKIGADQMAMSFYTSFDTPVSIIRPFNTYGPRQSARAIIPTVITQIASGQRTLRLGSLHPTRDFNYVKDTVDGFIAVAKSDAAIGEVINIGSNYEISIGETVELIAEVMGAKVEIETEAARLRPEKSEVERLWAANAKAKQLLGWEPNYGGSDGFKRGLLETVEWFTNPEHLKGYKANIYNL, from the coding sequence GTGGAACTAAAGAACAAAAAGATTCTGGTGACTGGGGCGGACGGTTTTATCGGTTCCCACCTCACCGAAGAATTGGTGCGGCAAGGTATCGATGTGCGGGCTTTTGTCTACTACAACTCGTTTAACTCGTGGGGCTGGCTCGACCAATCTGCCAAAGAGATTCGGAACAATCTTGACGTTTTTGCGGGCGATATCCGCGATCCGTATGGGGTGAAGCAGGCGATGAAAGGCTGTGATGTCGTGTTGCATTTGGCCGCTCTGATCGCCATCCCTTACTCCTATCATTCGCCCGACACCTATGTCGATACGAACGTCAAAGGCACGTTGAACATCGTGCAGGCGGCGCGCGAACTCGGCGTGGAGAAAGTTGTCCACACTTCGACCTCAGAAGTGTACGGCACGGCGCAGTTTGTTCCGATCACCGAGGAGCACCCGTTGCAAGGGCAGTCGCCCTATTCGGCGAGCAAGATCGGCGCGGATCAGATGGCCATGTCGTTTTACACCTCGTTTGACACGCCGGTCTCCATCATCCGACCGTTCAACACGTATGGCCCGCGTCAGTCGGCCCGCGCGATCATCCCGACGGTGATCACGCAGATTGCAAGCGGTCAGCGCACCTTGCGCCTAGGCTCCCTGCATCCGACCCGTGACTTCAACTATGTGAAAGACACAGTGGATGGGTTTATCGCTGTGGCCAAGTCGGACGCCGCGATCGGCGAGGTGATCAACATCGGCAGCAACTATGAGATCTCGATCGGTGAGACGGTGGAGTTGATCGCAGAAGTGATGGGCGCCAAGGTGGAAATCGAAACGGAAGCAGCGCGGTTGCGCCCAGAAAAAAGCGAAGTCGAGCGCTTGTGGGCAGCCAATGCGAAGGCGAAGCAACTGCTCGGCTGGGAGCCGAACTATGGCGGTAGCGACGGCTTCAAGCGCGGTCTGTTGGAGACGGTCGAATGGTTCACCAATCCTGAACATCTAAAAGGCTACAAAGCCAATATCTACAACTTATGA
- a CDS encoding LegC family aminotransferase — protein MIDLLIEKLRSVLPDDRSFLALHEPNFQGNEWQYVKECLDTGWVSSVGKYVDLFEQKLVEYTGVSHAVAVVNGTAALHISLLLSGVEAGDEVLMPTLTFIATANAVSYCGAIPHFVDCEFRTLGLDPRKLATYLAEIAEVRQDECYNRQTGRRIKAIVPMHTFGHPVDLDPLLDLCARYQIELVEDAAESLGSFYKGQHTGGFGHIAALSFNGNKVITTGGGGAILTNDAELAKRAKHLTTTAKVPHKWEYNHDAIGYNYRLPNLNAALGCAQLEQLPGFLAQKRTLAKRYQEALQDVPGLTFVTEPDFAKSNYWLNAILLDETEAHRRDELLRATNEQGIMTRPFWTGMHKLPMFADCPRMDLTVAESLEWRTINIPSSPFLGGRHDEA, from the coding sequence ATGATCGATCTTCTTATCGAAAAATTGCGGTCGGTGCTGCCCGATGACCGCTCGTTTCTCGCCTTGCACGAACCGAATTTTCAAGGCAACGAATGGCAGTATGTCAAAGAATGTCTCGATACGGGCTGGGTGTCGTCCGTCGGCAAATATGTGGATCTGTTCGAACAAAAGCTGGTCGAATACACCGGAGTGAGCCATGCGGTCGCCGTCGTCAACGGCACGGCCGCCCTGCACATCTCGTTGTTGCTTTCCGGCGTGGAAGCGGGCGACGAAGTGCTGATGCCGACGCTGACTTTTATCGCGACGGCCAATGCGGTGTCCTACTGTGGAGCGATCCCGCATTTTGTGGACTGCGAGTTCCGCACGCTCGGTCTCGATCCGCGCAAATTGGCTACTTATCTAGCCGAGATTGCGGAGGTGCGCCAGGACGAGTGCTACAACAGGCAGACCGGACGGAGGATCAAAGCGATCGTGCCGATGCACACGTTCGGCCACCCGGTCGATCTCGACCCGCTCCTTGACCTGTGCGCGCGCTACCAGATCGAACTGGTGGAGGACGCAGCCGAATCGCTCGGTTCGTTCTACAAAGGCCAACACACGGGCGGGTTTGGCCACATCGCGGCGCTGTCCTTCAACGGCAACAAAGTGATCACCACCGGCGGTGGCGGGGCGATTTTGACCAATGATGCAGAGCTGGCCAAGCGTGCCAAGCACCTGACCACGACGGCGAAAGTGCCGCACAAGTGGGAGTACAACCACGATGCGATCGGCTACAACTACCGCCTGCCCAATCTGAACGCAGCGCTCGGCTGTGCGCAACTGGAGCAGTTGCCCGGCTTTTTGGCGCAAAAGCGGACGTTGGCCAAGCGCTATCAGGAAGCTTTGCAGGACGTGCCCGGACTCACGTTTGTCACCGAGCCGGATTTTGCAAAAAGCAATTATTGGCTGAATGCAATCCTTTTGGACGAAACTGAGGCGCATCGGCGTGACGAACTGCTTCGTGCGACCAATGAACAAGGCATCATGACCCGCCCGTTCTGGACGGGGATGCACAAGCTGCCGATGTTTGCCGATTGTCCACGCATGGATTTGACGGTGGCGGAAAGCTTGGAGTGGCGCACGATCAACATTCCGAGCAGCCCGTTTTTGGGAGGACGACATGACGAAGCGTAA
- the neuC gene encoding UDP-N-acetylglucosamine 2-epimerase: protein MTKRKICVVTGTRAEYGLLYWLMKEIEHDPDLQLQIIVSGMHLSPEFGLTYKGIEADGFTIDEKVEMLLSSDTPVGIAKSIGLATIGFADALDRLRPDILVVLGDRFEILAAVQAALVARIPVAHLHGGEATEGLIDEGIRHAVTKMAHLHFTAAEPYRQRVIQLGEAPERVFNFGAPGVDNIVRLPLLSRDAFQDSIGFELGLVNFLVTYHPVTLRQGGAEAAMTELLTALDRFPEAKILFTKPNSDTDGRIIGQLIDEYAAKRGDRVFVTTSLGQLRYLSAIQHCDAVIGNSSSGLIEVPVFQKPTINIGERQRGRLKPDSVIDCDESAEAIEAAVGTALSPQFQDHLRTVESPFGTGQASQQIKEQLKRADLDGILMKKFYEVTPR, encoded by the coding sequence ATGACGAAGCGTAAAATCTGTGTGGTGACTGGCACTCGTGCTGAGTACGGCCTGTTGTATTGGCTAATGAAAGAGATTGAGCATGACCCCGACTTGCAGTTGCAGATCATCGTCAGCGGCATGCATCTGTCACCAGAGTTCGGCCTGACCTACAAAGGGATCGAGGCGGACGGGTTCACCATCGATGAAAAAGTGGAGATGCTACTGTCCAGCGACACCCCGGTCGGCATCGCCAAGTCGATCGGCTTGGCGACGATCGGGTTTGCTGATGCGCTCGACCGCCTGCGACCCGACATCCTCGTCGTGCTGGGAGACCGCTTTGAAATCCTCGCGGCGGTGCAGGCGGCGCTGGTCGCCCGGATTCCGGTCGCACATCTGCACGGCGGTGAAGCGACGGAAGGGCTGATCGACGAAGGCATTCGCCATGCGGTGACCAAAATGGCACACCTGCATTTTACGGCGGCCGAACCGTACCGCCAGCGCGTGATCCAACTGGGTGAAGCGCCGGAGCGCGTGTTCAACTTCGGCGCGCCGGGCGTGGACAACATCGTGCGCCTGCCGCTGTTGTCGCGTGATGCCTTCCAAGATTCGATCGGTTTTGAGCTGGGCTTGGTGAACTTTTTGGTGACTTACCATCCGGTCACACTGCGCCAAGGCGGAGCGGAGGCGGCAATGACCGAGTTGCTCACCGCGCTCGACCGTTTTCCGGAAGCGAAGATCCTGTTCACCAAGCCCAACTCGGATACCGATGGCCGCATCATCGGCCAACTGATCGACGAGTATGCGGCAAAGCGGGGAGACCGAGTGTTCGTCACGACATCGCTTGGGCAATTGCGCTACCTGAGCGCGATCCAACACTGCGATGCGGTGATTGGCAACTCGTCGAGTGGGCTGATCGAAGTGCCGGTGTTTCAAAAGCCGACGATCAACATCGGCGAACGCCAGCGCGGGCGGTTGAAGCCGGACTCGGTGATCGACTGCGACGAATCGGCTGAGGCGATTGAAGCGGCGGTCGGCACCGCCTTGTCGCCGCAGTTTCAAGACCATCTGCGTACGGTAGAGTCGCCGTTTGGCACCGGGCAGGCTTCCCAGCAGATCAAAGAGCAATTGAAGCGGGCCGATCTGGACGGCATTTTGATGAAAAAGTTTTACGAGGTGACGCCGAGATGA
- a CDS encoding methionyl-tRNA formyltransferase → MKILFMGCVEFSARTLGHLLTLPDVEVVGVVTKSESKINADFHSLQPIAEAAGIPCFLAEGNQQAEIAAWAAERSPDVVYCFGWSYLLKEELLTLPPLGVVGYHPAALPQNRGRHPIIWALALGLSETASTFFFMDRWADSGDLLSQVYLPILPEDDAGSLYQKLGDVALGQISVFTKQLASGDYPRIPQDHSGANTWRKRGRRDGEIDWRMSAERIHNLIRALTRPYVGAHFLWQGEEVKVWRSELSALGQANLEPGKVLRADADGVVIQCGAGALKLVKHELATLPEEGTYL, encoded by the coding sequence ATGAAGATCTTGTTTATGGGCTGTGTGGAATTTAGTGCGCGCACGCTCGGGCATCTGCTCACACTGCCCGATGTGGAAGTGGTCGGCGTGGTCACGAAAAGCGAATCGAAGATCAACGCCGATTTCCATTCCTTGCAACCGATCGCAGAAGCGGCGGGCATCCCGTGCTTTCTGGCAGAAGGCAATCAACAGGCGGAGATCGCGGCGTGGGCGGCGGAGCGGTCGCCCGATGTGGTGTATTGCTTTGGCTGGTCGTATCTGCTGAAAGAGGAATTGCTGACCTTACCGCCGCTGGGGGTCGTCGGGTATCATCCGGCCGCGCTCCCGCAAAACCGGGGCCGCCATCCGATCATCTGGGCCTTGGCGCTCGGGCTGTCCGAAACGGCTTCGACCTTTTTCTTCATGGATCGATGGGCCGATTCGGGTGATCTGTTGTCGCAGGTTTACTTGCCGATCTTGCCGGAAGATGATGCCGGGTCGCTCTATCAGAAATTGGGCGATGTGGCGCTGGGCCAGATCTCGGTGTTCACCAAGCAACTGGCGTCCGGCGACTATCCGCGCATCCCGCAGGACCACAGCGGCGCCAACACTTGGCGCAAGCGGGGACGTCGCGACGGCGAGATCGATTGGCGGATGTCGGCCGAGCGGATTCACAATCTGATCCGCGCGTTGACCCGTCCGTATGTCGGTGCGCATTTCCTCTGGCAGGGGGAAGAAGTCAAAGTCTGGCGTTCCGAATTGTCGGCACTTGGGCAGGCCAATCTGGAGCCGGGCAAAGTGTTGCGGGCGGACGCGGATGGCGTGGTCATTCAATGCGGAGCGGGCGCGCTCAAATTGGTAAAGCATGAGCTGGCAACCTTACCGGAAGAAGGTACATATCTATGA